Proteins encoded together in one Microbacterium sp. ABRD28 window:
- a CDS encoding carboxymuconolactone decarboxylase family protein encodes MTAEQRVHLAKSAPPAYSSLAGLAKQVGAIAAEAGIDDRLKEIVQIHVSQLNGCAYCVRVHVEKGVKAGLDADVVAQIATWRDSGVFSERERAGLELAEAFTFIHDDGIPDDVYDRVGGVLSEAEYVALSWILISINAFNRLAIAGRYPVASRETSAATSR; translated from the coding sequence ATGACCGCGGAACAGCGCGTACACCTGGCGAAGTCGGCTCCCCCCGCCTACAGCTCGCTCGCGGGCCTGGCGAAGCAGGTCGGGGCGATCGCGGCCGAGGCCGGCATCGATGACCGCCTCAAGGAGATCGTGCAGATCCACGTGTCCCAGCTCAACGGCTGCGCCTACTGCGTTCGCGTGCACGTGGAGAAGGGGGTGAAGGCGGGGCTCGACGCCGACGTCGTCGCGCAGATCGCCACGTGGCGTGACTCGGGCGTCTTCTCCGAGCGCGAGCGGGCCGGGCTCGAGCTGGCCGAGGCCTTCACCTTCATCCACGACGACGGGATCCCCGACGACGTCTACGACCGTGTCGGGGGTGTCCTCAGCGAGGCCGAGTACGTCGCCCTCAGCTGGATCCTCATCTCCATCAACGCCTTCAACCGCCTCGCCATCGCCGGGCGGTACCCGGTTGCGTCGCGGGAGACCAGCGCGGCGACCTCGCGATGA
- a CDS encoding ABC transporter substrate-binding protein, giving the protein MLRRTALAATALFAASALVLAGCTSTADPGPTGATGEPNPDASVAIRLVLEPGNLDIRQTTGAALDQVLIDNVYQGLVSRTTDQEIVPALASDWEVSDDGLTYTFTLEEGVTFHDGQELTAQDVVWSLQTRKDTPEWADSARLANVSSITADGQTVTLTLAQPDSSLLWNLTGRAGIILKEGDTVDYQTAANGTGPFVLEEWQQGASITLTRNDAYWGDAAGVGEVVFQYIAEDQAAVNAAAAGEVDVLTGFDPNLTEQIEQNGDWTVVLGTATDKSVLAMNSTAAPLDDQRVRQAIRQAIDHDAIVEAVGAGQTLYGPIPEPDPGYEDLSDTAPYDPEAARALLEEAGVDDLELTLTIPSFYGTTIPQILVSNLNEVGITLEVDAVDFGVWVNDVYTNKDYELSYVNHAEPRDFENWANPDYYFTYDNPEVQDLYEQSLRATDEAEADALLAEAARIVAEDAAADWLYNWAGVSAVATGIDGMPADNVNARLDLSELTKSE; this is encoded by the coding sequence ATGCTTCGCCGCACGGCCCTCGCCGCCACCGCACTCTTCGCCGCGTCCGCCCTCGTGCTCGCCGGATGCACCTCCACCGCCGACCCGGGTCCGACGGGCGCGACAGGCGAGCCGAACCCCGATGCCTCGGTCGCGATCCGCCTCGTGCTCGAGCCCGGCAACCTCGACATCCGCCAGACCACCGGCGCGGCCCTCGACCAGGTGCTCATCGACAACGTCTACCAGGGCCTGGTGTCGCGGACCACCGACCAGGAGATCGTCCCGGCGCTCGCCAGCGACTGGGAGGTCTCGGACGACGGCCTGACGTACACCTTCACCCTCGAGGAGGGCGTCACCTTCCACGACGGTCAGGAGCTGACCGCGCAGGATGTGGTGTGGTCGCTGCAGACCCGCAAGGACACCCCCGAGTGGGCCGATTCCGCCCGTCTGGCGAACGTGTCGTCGATCACCGCCGACGGGCAGACCGTCACTCTCACGCTCGCGCAGCCCGACTCGAGCCTGCTGTGGAACCTCACCGGCCGCGCCGGGATCATCCTCAAGGAGGGCGACACCGTCGACTACCAGACGGCGGCCAACGGCACCGGGCCGTTCGTCCTCGAGGAGTGGCAGCAGGGGGCGAGCATCACCCTCACCCGCAACGACGCCTACTGGGGCGACGCCGCGGGCGTCGGCGAAGTGGTCTTCCAGTACATCGCCGAGGACCAAGCCGCGGTGAACGCCGCGGCCGCGGGCGAAGTGGACGTGCTCACCGGGTTCGATCCGAACCTCACCGAGCAGATCGAGCAGAACGGCGACTGGACCGTCGTTCTCGGCACCGCCACCGACAAGAGCGTGCTGGCGATGAACAGCACGGCCGCACCCCTCGACGACCAGCGCGTTCGCCAGGCGATCCGTCAGGCGATCGATCACGACGCCATCGTCGAGGCGGTCGGTGCCGGCCAGACCCTGTACGGCCCCATCCCCGAGCCCGACCCCGGCTACGAGGACCTCAGCGACACGGCGCCGTACGATCCCGAGGCAGCGCGCGCGCTGCTGGAGGAAGCAGGGGTCGACGACCTCGAGCTGACCCTCACCATCCCCTCGTTCTACGGCACGACGATCCCGCAGATCTTGGTGTCGAACCTCAACGAGGTCGGCATCACCCTCGAGGTCGACGCGGTCGACTTCGGCGTGTGGGTCAACGACGTGTACACGAACAAGGACTACGAGCTCAGCTACGTCAACCACGCCGAGCCCCGCGACTTCGAGAACTGGGCGAACCCCGACTACTACTTCACCTACGACAACCCCGAAGTGCAAGATCTTTACGAGCAGTCGCTGCGTGCCACGGATGAGGCGGAGGCCGACGCCCTCCTCGCCGAGGCCGCGCGTATCGTCGCCGAGGATGCCGCCGCCGACTGGCTCTACAACTGGGCAGGGGTCAGTGCGGTGGCCACCGGGATCGACGGGATGCCGGCTGACAACGTCAACGCCCGCCTCGATCTCTCAGAGCTGACCAAGAGCGAGTGA
- a CDS encoding tyrosine-protein phosphatase, whose amino-acid sequence MTSDDPHVPGSVNLRDTGGLPAGRGTTRSGVLFRSGNLAQLHDDGVAALGRLGIRTIVDLRADDEVAHAPSRVGSLGVTTAHVPLFLGSVTSFFTQDMSLSDMYRSLAEESGEQIVTAIRAILGDPPALVHCTVGKDRTGVTVAIALAAAGVDREAIIADYARTEGLLPEWRNRDIVARLKQRHPEAVHLEELATRSPAPVMRAFLDDLDERYGSVAGFLVAHGLGEDEVRRLREVLVEEARGASEKDLASNDSG is encoded by the coding sequence ATGACCTCGGACGACCCGCACGTCCCCGGCAGCGTCAACCTCCGCGACACCGGGGGGCTCCCGGCCGGTCGCGGCACGACGCGATCCGGCGTCCTCTTCCGGTCGGGGAATCTCGCCCAGCTCCACGACGACGGTGTGGCGGCGCTCGGTCGCCTGGGCATCCGGACCATCGTCGACCTCCGCGCCGACGACGAGGTCGCCCACGCCCCGAGCCGCGTGGGTTCGCTCGGGGTCACCACGGCCCATGTGCCGCTCTTCCTCGGCTCGGTGACCTCGTTCTTCACCCAGGACATGAGCCTGTCCGACATGTACCGCTCGCTCGCCGAGGAATCGGGTGAGCAGATCGTGACCGCGATCCGCGCCATCCTCGGTGATCCCCCCGCCCTGGTCCACTGCACGGTGGGGAAGGATCGCACGGGGGTCACCGTCGCCATCGCGCTCGCCGCGGCGGGCGTCGACCGCGAGGCGATCATCGCCGACTACGCCCGCACCGAGGGCCTGCTGCCCGAGTGGCGCAACCGCGACATCGTGGCGCGGCTGAAGCAGCGGCATCCCGAAGCCGTTCACCTGGAGGAACTGGCCACCCGCTCGCCGGCGCCGGTGATGCGCGCGTTCCTCGACGACCTCGACGAGCGATACGGGTCGGTGGCCGGCTTCCTCGTCGCGCACGGGCTCGGCGAGGACGAGGTACGGCGGCTCCGCGAGGTTCTCGTGGAGGAGGCGAGGGGCGCCTCCGAGAAAGACCTCGCATCGAACGACTCAGGTTAG
- a CDS encoding SIP domain-containing protein has translation MSKIAPSPTEHNTAACRSSRHTRVQHVIAADEASLVELETLLATLPLCSTGRVFIEIPDDAARRDIAVPPRMVLTWLDRSRRSGAPGTGRGCTSGEALSRAVIAWADEMLCDDGDATRIHLLGGYLGTVDIVEHLTGVREIDPSHIHTPARYGLSSAR, from the coding sequence ATGTCGAAGATCGCCCCGTCGCCCACCGAGCACAACACCGCTGCCTGCCGCTCATCGCGGCACACGCGCGTGCAGCACGTGATCGCCGCCGACGAAGCGTCGCTCGTCGAGCTCGAGACGCTCCTGGCGACCCTCCCGCTGTGCTCGACCGGACGGGTGTTCATCGAGATCCCCGACGACGCCGCGCGCCGCGACATCGCCGTTCCGCCGAGGATGGTGCTCACCTGGCTCGACCGCTCGCGCCGCAGCGGCGCACCCGGCACGGGTCGTGGCTGCACCTCGGGCGAGGCCCTGTCTCGCGCGGTGATCGCGTGGGCCGACGAGATGCTCTGCGACGACGGCGACGCCACGCGCATCCATCTTCTCGGCGGCTACCTCGGGACCGTCGACATCGTCGAACACCTCACCGGGGTGCGCGAGATCGACCCCTCGCACATCCACACCCCGGCTCGCTACGGTCTCAGCTCCGCGCGCTGA
- a CDS encoding ABC transporter permease: protein MIRYALTRGALLLLGLFVASALIFLTLRVLPGDVAQQIAGTNGTPEQVAAIRESLGLNAPLWAQYVDWIGGVFRGDLGTSLYTGLTVTAELAEKARVTVPLGILSLLFALAVSVPLGVLSALRRGRADGTALSVGAQALAAVPVVWAGMMLVVVFAVWLGWLPAQGFPRGGWSQPVDALRALILPALTIGIIEGAMLLRFVRSATLQAIGQDYVRTAAAKGLTRNAALIRHGLPNVGLSVISVLGLQVAGIVVGAVIIEQLFSLPGIGRMLVNDVDARDLPMVQGELLILTGFVLLVGFLVDLVHRLLDPRQREAA, encoded by the coding sequence GTGATCCGGTACGCGCTGACCCGGGGAGCCCTGCTACTGCTGGGGCTGTTCGTGGCCAGCGCGCTCATCTTCCTCACCCTGCGCGTCCTCCCCGGAGACGTCGCACAGCAGATCGCCGGCACGAACGGCACCCCCGAGCAGGTCGCCGCGATCCGGGAGAGCCTCGGGCTGAACGCACCGCTGTGGGCGCAGTACGTCGACTGGATCGGCGGGGTGTTCCGGGGCGATCTCGGCACGTCGCTCTACACGGGCCTGACGGTCACCGCCGAGCTCGCCGAGAAGGCCCGCGTGACGGTGCCCCTCGGCATCCTGTCCCTCCTCTTCGCCCTCGCCGTCAGCGTCCCGCTCGGCGTGCTCTCGGCCCTCCGCCGCGGACGCGCCGACGGCACCGCGCTGAGCGTCGGGGCCCAGGCCCTCGCCGCGGTGCCCGTGGTGTGGGCGGGGATGATGCTCGTCGTGGTCTTCGCGGTGTGGCTCGGCTGGCTCCCCGCCCAGGGCTTCCCCAGGGGTGGCTGGAGCCAGCCCGTCGACGCCCTCCGGGCCCTCATCCTCCCCGCGCTCACGATCGGCATCATCGAGGGGGCGATGCTGCTGCGGTTCGTGCGGAGCGCCACCCTCCAAGCGATCGGGCAGGACTACGTGCGCACCGCCGCAGCCAAGGGCCTCACCCGCAACGCCGCCCTGATCCGGCACGGGCTGCCGAACGTCGGTCTGTCGGTGATCTCGGTGCTGGGTCTCCAGGTGGCCGGCATCGTCGTCGGCGCCGTGATCATCGAGCAGCTGTTCAGCCTGCCCGGGATCGGACGGATGCTGGTGAATGACGTCGACGCCCGTGATCTGCCGATGGTGCAGGGCGAACTGCTGATCCTCACCGGTTTCGTGCTCCTCGTCGGCTTCCTCGTCGACCTCGTCCACCGCCTCCTCGACCCCCGGCAGCGGGAGGCCGCATGA
- a CDS encoding alpha/beta hydrolase: MTEPADEFSFLPAQAADAGLPGPLPHGERRRIDLPDGRVVSGLRWWFDSPGDRPVVTFLHGAGLNAHTWDTTVIALGLPALAIDLPGHGDSSWRADAAYVGRMLAPDVATAMTAWTDRPQVLVGQSLGGLTAAAVAAARPDLVERLVVIDITPGLDPNAGAAQIRRFFAGPTDWADRDELVEKAMAFGLGGGTREKAARGVYFNSRIRADGRVEWKHHFAHIAAAASDGGDRPATDADAGAGSDAVAAVLGEAGWEDLAAVRAPLQLIRGERGYVTDADAEVFRERVPAASVLTLAGGHNLQEDAPVALAAEVRRAAGKD; the protein is encoded by the coding sequence GTGACCGAACCCGCCGATGAGTTCTCATTCCTCCCCGCCCAGGCGGCCGACGCCGGTCTGCCGGGCCCGCTCCCCCACGGTGAGCGCCGTCGGATCGACCTTCCCGACGGTCGGGTCGTCAGCGGACTGCGGTGGTGGTTCGATTCCCCCGGTGACCGACCCGTGGTGACCTTCCTCCACGGTGCGGGGCTGAACGCCCACACCTGGGACACCACCGTCATCGCCCTCGGTCTTCCGGCCCTCGCGATCGACCTGCCCGGACACGGCGATTCGTCGTGGCGCGCCGACGCCGCCTATGTCGGACGGATGCTGGCACCCGACGTCGCCACGGCGATGACCGCCTGGACCGATCGTCCGCAGGTGCTGGTCGGACAGTCCCTCGGGGGTCTCACCGCCGCTGCCGTCGCCGCCGCTCGCCCCGACCTCGTCGAGCGCCTCGTCGTGATCGACATCACCCCGGGCCTCGATCCGAACGCCGGGGCCGCACAGATCCGCCGGTTCTTCGCCGGGCCCACGGATTGGGCCGACCGCGACGAGCTCGTCGAGAAGGCCATGGCATTCGGACTCGGCGGCGGTACGCGCGAGAAGGCGGCGCGGGGGGTGTACTTCAACTCGCGCATCCGCGCCGACGGGCGGGTGGAGTGGAAGCACCACTTCGCCCACATCGCGGCCGCCGCCTCCGACGGGGGCGACCGGCCCGCCACCGACGCCGACGCGGGCGCGGGGAGCGATGCCGTGGCTGCCGTGCTCGGTGAGGCGGGATGGGAAGACCTCGCCGCCGTCCGCGCTCCGCTCCAGCTGATCCGGGGCGAGCGTGGCTACGTCACCGACGCCGACGCCGAGGTCTTCCGCGAGCGTGTGCCCGCGGCATCCGTCCTCACTCTCGCCGGCGGCCACAATCTGCAGGAGGACGCCCCCGTCGCCCTGGCCGCCGAAGTCCGACGGGCCGCCGGGAAGGATTAA
- a CDS encoding DUF3097 family protein: MDDRYGGDVLSAGWRERGRPVVARVGAERDLVVEVADDGFCGAVTGVTGGLVELEDRLGRRRVFPLGPGFLIDGADVILDPPRPAAASAPRRTASGSFAVADARARTARASRILVEGRHDAELVERVWGDDLRVEGVVVEYLEGVDHLADVLDADPPSSDRRYGVLVDHLVPGSKESRLAAAVEATRHGPFVRIVGHPFVDVWQCVTPRAMGISAWPEVPRGIEFKVGVCRALGWPARDQADIARAWQRILGRVSSYRDLEPALLGRVEELIDFVTEPGAA, from the coding sequence ATGGACGATCGATACGGTGGCGACGTGCTGTCGGCGGGTTGGCGCGAGCGCGGCCGTCCGGTGGTGGCGCGCGTCGGCGCGGAGCGCGACCTGGTCGTCGAAGTCGCCGACGACGGGTTCTGCGGCGCCGTCACCGGCGTCACCGGGGGACTGGTCGAACTCGAGGACCGCCTCGGGCGGCGACGGGTGTTCCCGCTCGGCCCCGGATTCCTCATCGACGGAGCCGACGTGATCCTCGACCCCCCGCGTCCGGCAGCGGCATCGGCGCCGCGACGCACGGCATCCGGATCGTTCGCCGTCGCCGACGCGCGGGCGCGGACGGCCCGGGCGAGCCGCATCCTCGTCGAGGGGCGACACGATGCCGAACTGGTCGAGAGAGTCTGGGGCGACGACCTGCGCGTCGAGGGCGTCGTGGTCGAGTATCTGGAAGGGGTCGACCATCTCGCCGATGTCCTCGACGCCGATCCGCCGAGCTCCGACCGCCGCTACGGCGTGCTCGTCGACCACCTCGTGCCGGGCTCGAAGGAGTCGAGACTGGCGGCCGCAGTCGAGGCGACCCGCCACGGGCCCTTCGTGCGGATCGTGGGGCATCCGTTCGTCGACGTGTGGCAGTGCGTCACACCCCGGGCGATGGGGATCAGCGCGTGGCCCGAGGTGCCACGGGGCATCGAGTTCAAGGTCGGTGTCTGCCGGGCGCTCGGCTGGCCGGCGCGGGATCAGGCCGACATCGCCCGTGCCTGGCAGCGGATCCTCGGACGCGTGAGCTCGTACCGCGACCTCGAACCGGCTCTCCTCGGGCGTGTGGAGGAGCTCATCGATTTCGTGACCGAACCCGGCGCCGCCTGA
- a CDS encoding arginase family protein, translating to MARFIVVPQWQGSSSSRAMRLIDGALAIAGDLPRTATTILEVPTEAGEDLGSGVRRFSSLTRIAELVTRAVADGDGPAVVVGGDCGVALPSLAALDTSDVTVLWLDAHADLQTPATSPSGAFHGMVVRALLGDAPAGLALDFPLPASRVLLAGTREFDAEEEDFAPASGITLLGPDALADPEAVAEAVAATGASRVYIHVDLDVLDPGLISGVSHPVPFGATVEQVVGTIRAVRARLPLAGATLTEFSPTEPEVAVDDLGTILRIVGALA from the coding sequence GTGGCACGCTTCATCGTCGTCCCGCAATGGCAGGGGTCATCGTCATCGCGGGCGATGCGTCTCATCGACGGGGCGCTGGCGATCGCCGGCGATCTCCCCCGCACTGCGACCACGATCCTCGAGGTCCCCACCGAAGCCGGCGAGGACCTCGGCTCGGGGGTGCGTCGCTTCAGCTCGCTTACCCGCATCGCCGAACTGGTCACGCGCGCGGTCGCCGACGGTGACGGGCCGGCGGTGGTGGTCGGGGGCGACTGCGGGGTGGCGCTCCCCTCTCTCGCGGCGCTCGACACCTCCGACGTGACCGTCCTCTGGCTCGACGCCCACGCCGATCTGCAGACGCCGGCGACCTCGCCGAGCGGCGCCTTCCACGGAATGGTCGTGCGAGCCCTCCTCGGCGACGCCCCGGCGGGGCTCGCCTTGGATTTCCCGCTTCCCGCCTCACGTGTTCTGCTGGCGGGGACCCGCGAATTCGATGCCGAGGAGGAGGACTTCGCCCCGGCATCCGGGATCACCCTCCTCGGCCCCGACGCCCTCGCCGACCCCGAGGCCGTCGCCGAGGCGGTCGCCGCAACAGGGGCGAGCCGCGTGTACATCCACGTCGACCTCGACGTGCTCGATCCCGGGCTGATCAGCGGCGTGAGTCATCCGGTGCCCTTCGGAGCCACGGTGGAGCAGGTCGTCGGCACGATCCGCGCCGTTCGAGCCCGCCTTCCGCTTGCGGGAGCGACGCTCACCGAGTTCTCCCCGACCGAACCCGAAGTGGCCGTCGACGATCTCGGCACGATCCTGCGCATTGTCGGGGCGCTGGCGTGA
- a CDS encoding TPM domain-containing protein — protein sequence MRARWAAAVTAALTMILVAGGPAASATDPVELGAGYVVDESDVLDQAEESAVQDQLAALYDQTGIDLYAVFVSEFTNPDDSQQWADEVASRNGLGIDQYVLAVSTDGREYYISADSAGPVSADELTAIEGEIRPFLRDGDWVGAVTTTVDGFESATTSGAGAGWIFVLVLVGVAAVVVIWLLVRRRRRAVGAAAGAHPASAEAPQMPLADLERQAASALVDTDDAVRTSEQELGFARAQFGDDATADFVAALDTAKAQLAEAFTLKQRLDDEIADTDADRREWNERILQLCQAANAGLDEKAADFDALRELERTAPEALTRVAAEREHAIARLGAAEERMTQLRATYRDTALSAVADNVEQARQRLGFAEQQLTEARTALDGGDGGEAAVGIRAAEEAVDQAEVLQNAVEKLAADLRNAEKAASDLIAELERETAASGALPDPDGQVAAAVAATRQVTGLARDELSASPRDPLATLHRLQAADQQLDALVAGIRDAQAEQRRLTEALARTLTGARARVAAAEDYIMTRRGAVGANARTRLAEAGAAAVRAEHLQTSDPRAALAEAERAQALADEALATAQRDVGAFDGGGYNSDGMFGGGRAGGAGSDILGAILGGIVVNSLRGGGGGSSWGSGGSASFGGRRSGGGGLRTGSFGGGGTRGRRGGGRF from the coding sequence ATGCGTGCGCGATGGGCGGCGGCGGTCACGGCGGCGCTGACGATGATCCTCGTGGCGGGCGGACCCGCCGCCTCGGCGACCGACCCGGTGGAGCTGGGCGCCGGGTACGTGGTCGACGAGTCCGACGTGCTCGACCAGGCTGAGGAGTCGGCCGTCCAGGACCAGCTCGCCGCGCTGTACGACCAGACCGGCATCGATCTCTACGCGGTCTTCGTCTCGGAGTTCACCAACCCCGACGACAGTCAGCAGTGGGCCGACGAGGTGGCTTCGCGCAACGGCCTCGGCATCGACCAGTACGTGCTCGCGGTCTCGACCGACGGGCGGGAGTACTACATCTCGGCCGACAGTGCGGGCCCGGTGTCGGCCGACGAGCTGACCGCCATCGAAGGAGAGATCCGCCCCTTCCTCCGCGACGGAGACTGGGTGGGTGCCGTGACCACGACGGTCGACGGTTTCGAGTCCGCCACCACCTCCGGTGCCGGAGCGGGGTGGATCTTCGTTCTTGTTCTGGTGGGTGTCGCCGCGGTCGTCGTCATCTGGCTCCTCGTGCGACGCCGCCGCCGCGCCGTCGGTGCCGCCGCCGGCGCGCACCCCGCGTCGGCCGAGGCTCCGCAGATGCCCCTGGCCGACCTCGAACGACAGGCCGCCTCGGCCCTGGTCGACACCGACGACGCCGTCCGCACCAGCGAGCAGGAGCTCGGCTTCGCCCGCGCGCAGTTCGGCGACGACGCCACCGCCGATTTCGTCGCCGCCCTCGACACGGCCAAGGCGCAGCTCGCCGAGGCCTTCACGCTCAAGCAGCGCCTCGACGACGAGATCGCCGACACCGACGCGGATCGCCGCGAGTGGAACGAGCGCATCCTCCAGCTCTGCCAGGCCGCCAACGCCGGGCTCGACGAGAAGGCCGCCGACTTCGATGCGCTGCGCGAGCTCGAGCGCACCGCCCCCGAGGCCCTCACCCGTGTCGCTGCCGAGCGAGAGCATGCGATCGCCCGGCTCGGCGCCGCCGAAGAGCGGATGACGCAGCTGCGCGCGACCTACCGCGACACCGCCCTCAGCGCCGTCGCCGACAACGTCGAACAGGCGCGTCAGCGTCTCGGGTTCGCCGAGCAGCAGTTGACCGAGGCACGGACCGCTCTGGACGGCGGCGACGGCGGCGAGGCCGCTGTCGGCATCCGTGCTGCTGAAGAGGCCGTCGACCAGGCCGAGGTGCTTCAGAACGCGGTGGAGAAGCTGGCCGCCGATCTGCGAAACGCCGAGAAGGCGGCATCCGATCTCATCGCCGAGCTCGAGCGCGAGACGGCCGCGTCGGGGGCACTCCCCGACCCCGACGGCCAGGTCGCCGCGGCCGTCGCGGCCACGCGGCAGGTCACCGGGCTCGCACGCGACGAATTGTCGGCGAGCCCCCGTGACCCGCTCGCGACGCTGCACCGGCTGCAAGCCGCCGATCAGCAGCTGGATGCGCTGGTGGCGGGCATCCGCGACGCCCAGGCCGAGCAGCGCCGGCTGACCGAGGCGCTCGCCCGCACCCTCACCGGCGCCCGCGCCCGGGTCGCCGCGGCAGAGGACTACATCATGACGCGGCGCGGGGCGGTGGGCGCGAACGCCCGTACCCGCCTCGCCGAGGCCGGCGCCGCCGCCGTCCGCGCCGAGCACCTCCAGACCTCCGATCCGCGCGCCGCACTGGCCGAGGCCGAGCGCGCCCAGGCGCTCGCCGACGAGGCCCTGGCCACGGCCCAGCGCGATGTCGGCGCCTTCGACGGCGGCGGATACAACAGCGACGGCATGTTCGGCGGGGGCCGAGCCGGAGGCGCCGGCAGCGACATCCTCGGGGCGATCCTCGGCGGCATCGTCGTCAACTCCCTGCGCGGCGGAGGGGGCGGTTCATCGTGGGGCTCCGGCGGGTCCGCCTCGTTCGGCGGGCGCCGTTCGGGCGGCGGCGGACTCCGCACCGGTAGCTTCGGAGGCGGAGGAACGCGCGGGCGCCGCGGAGGTGGCCGCTTCTGA
- a CDS encoding PspA/IM30 family protein: MAKQSIFGRISTLVRANINALIDQAEDPQKMLDQLVRDYTNSIADAESAIAETIGNLRLLERDHQEDVQAAAEWGNKALAASRKADELRAQGNTVDADKFDNLAKIALQRQISEENEARAIAPTIATQTEVVDKLKDGLNGMKQKLEQLKSKRSELLSRAKVAEAQTKVHDAVRSIDVLDPTSELGRFEDKVRRQEALAQGKQELAASSLDAQFNALEDVGELTEVEARLAALKTGGPTPQALPASPDAV, from the coding sequence ATGGCCAAGCAGTCCATCTTCGGTCGCATCTCCACGCTCGTCCGAGCGAACATCAACGCCCTCATCGACCAGGCCGAGGATCCGCAGAAGATGCTCGACCAGCTGGTGCGCGACTACACCAACTCCATCGCCGACGCCGAGTCGGCGATCGCCGAGACGATCGGCAACCTGCGCCTGCTCGAGCGCGACCACCAGGAGGACGTGCAGGCGGCTGCCGAGTGGGGCAACAAGGCGCTCGCGGCCAGCCGCAAGGCCGACGAGCTGCGCGCCCAGGGCAACACCGTCGACGCCGACAAGTTCGACAACCTCGCCAAGATCGCCCTGCAGCGCCAGATCAGCGAAGAGAACGAGGCGCGGGCGATCGCCCCCACCATCGCCACCCAGACCGAGGTCGTCGACAAGCTCAAGGACGGCCTCAACGGCATGAAGCAGAAGCTCGAGCAGCTGAAGTCCAAGCGCTCCGAGCTGCTGTCGCGCGCGAAGGTCGCCGAGGCCCAGACCAAGGTGCACGACGCGGTCCGCTCCATCGACGTGCTCGACCCCACCAGCGAGCTCGGCCGGTTCGAGGACAAGGTCCGCCGCCAGGAGGCCCTGGCCCAGGGCAAGCAGGAACTGGCCGCCTCGAGCCTGGACGCGCAGTTCAACGCGCTGGAGGATGTCGGTGAGCTCACCGAGGTCGAGGCGCGCCTGGCCGCACTGAAGACCGGGGGCCCGACGCCCCAGGCGCTGCCGGCCAGCCCCGACGCGGTCTGA
- a CDS encoding Fe-S oxidoreductase, with product MSDDPDRFIPSLLLDSPFSYLGYLYGCALGRVWGALWSTGRVERRGGLLVFRGMPNWTFARGGVCVGDCFLTGTGTVDDRLLRHEAVHKRQWRRYGFLMPVLYLLAGRDPLRNRFEVQAGLEDGRYLPRRPERVSARS from the coding sequence GTGAGCGACGACCCCGACCGGTTCATCCCGTCCCTGCTTCTCGACTCGCCGTTCAGCTATCTCGGGTACCTCTACGGGTGCGCCCTCGGCCGCGTGTGGGGCGCGCTGTGGAGCACGGGCAGGGTCGAGCGCCGGGGCGGGCTGCTCGTCTTCCGCGGCATGCCGAACTGGACCTTCGCGCGAGGCGGAGTGTGCGTCGGCGACTGCTTCCTCACCGGCACGGGCACCGTCGACGACCGGCTCCTCCGACACGAGGCGGTGCACAAGCGCCAGTGGCGCCGGTACGGGTTCCTCATGCCCGTGCTGTATCTGCTGGCGGGGCGTGATCCGCTGCGCAACCGCTTCGAGGTCCAGGCGGGCCTGGAGGACGGCCGCTATCTCCCCCGCCGGCCCGAGCGCGTCAGCGCGCGGAGCTGA